One genomic segment of Oenanthe melanoleuca isolate GR-GAL-2019-014 chromosome 5, OMel1.0, whole genome shotgun sequence includes these proteins:
- the GJD2 gene encoding gap junction delta-2 protein, whose amino-acid sequence MGEWTILERLLEAAVQQHSTMIGRILLTVVVIFRILIVAIVGETVYDDEQTMFVCNTLQPGCNQACYDQAFPISHIRYWVFQIIMVCTPSLCFITYSVHQSAKQRERRYSTVFLTLERDQDSMKREDSKKIKNTIVNGVLQNTENSTKEAEPDCLEVKEIPNPAIRTTKSKMRRQEGISRFYIIQVVFRNALEIGFLVGQYFLYGFNVPSMYECDRYPCIKEVECYVSRPTEKTVFLVFMFAVSGICVVLNLAELNHLGWRKIKMAVRGVQAKRKSIYEIRNKDLPRMSMPNFGRTQSSDSAYV is encoded by the exons ATGGGGGAATGGACTATTCTAGAGAGGCTACTGGAAGCTGCCGTGCAGCAGCATTCTACTATGATAGGGAG GATCCTGCTGACCGTGGTGGTGATCTTCAGAATTCTCATTGTGGCCATTGTAGGGGAGACGGTGTACGATGACGAGCAAACGATGTTTGTCTGTAACAcgctgcagccaggctgcaacCAGGCTTGTTATGACCAGGCTTTCCCCATTTCTCACATAAGGTACTGGGTGTTCCAGATCATCATGGTGTGCACTCCCAGCCTGTGCTTCATAACGTACTCCGTTCACCAGTCTGCTAAACAAAGGGAACGGAGGTACTCCACTGTCTTCCTTACCTTGGAAAGGGACCAGGATTCAATGAAGCGTGAGGACAGTAAGAAAATCAAGAACACGATTGTCAATGGGGTGCTGCAAAACACTGAGAACTCCACCAAAGAGGCAGAACCAGACTGCTTAGAAGTGAAGGAAATCCCCAATCCTGCAATCAGAACTACAAAATCAAAGATGAGGAGGCAAGAAGGCATTTCTCGATTTTATATCATCCAAGTGGTCTTTCGAAATGCCCTAGAGATTGGATTCTTAGTGGGACAGTATTTTCTGTACGGATTCAATGTCCCTTCCATGTACGAATGTGACAGATACCCTTGCATTAAAGAAGTAGAGTGCTATGTCTCTAGACCCACTGAGAAGACTGTATTCTTGGTATTCATGTTTGCTGTCAGTGGGATTTGTGTGGTGCTTAATTTGGCAGAACTGAACCACTTGGGCTGGAGAAAGATCAAAATGGCAGTGAGAGGAGTACAGGCAAAAAGGAAATCCATATATGAAATCAGAAATAAGGACCTGCCAAGAATGAGCATGCCTAACTTCGGCAGGACTCAGTCAAGTGACTCAGCTTATGTGTGA